One segment of Procambarus clarkii isolate CNS0578487 chromosome 1, FALCON_Pclarkii_2.0, whole genome shotgun sequence DNA contains the following:
- the LOC138363059 gene encoding interaptin-like: MTQLVDRMTQLVDRMTQLVDRMTQLVDRMTQLVDRMTQLVDRMTQLVDRMTQLVDRMTQLVDRMTQLVDRMTQLVDRMTQLVDRMTQLVDRMTQLVDRMTQLVDRMTQLVDRMTQLVDRMTQLVDRMTQLVDRMTQLVDRMTQLVDRMTQLVDRMTQLVDRMTQLVDRMTQLVDRMTQLVDRMTQLVDRMTQLVDRMTQLVDRMTQLVDRMTQLVDRMTQLVDRMTQLVDRMTQLVDRMTQLVDRMTQLVDRMTQLVDRMTQLVDRMTQLVDRKTQLVDRMTQLVDRMTQLVDRMTQLVDRMTQLVDRMTQLVDRMTQLVDRMTQLVDRMTQLVDRMTQLVDRMTQLVDRMTQLVGRMTQLVDRMTQLVGRMTQLVDRMTQLVDRMTQLVDRMTQLVDRMTQLVDRMTQLVDRMTQLVDRMTQLVDRMTQLVDRMTQLVDRMTQLVDRMTQLVDRMTQLMDRMTQLVDRMTQLVDRMTQLMDRMTQLMDRMTQLVNRMTQLVDRMTQLMDRMTQLMDRMTQLVDRMTQLMDRMTQLMDRMTQLVDRMTQLMDRMTQLMDRMTQLVDRMTQLMDRMTQLMDRMTQLMDRMTQLVDRMTQLVDRMTQLMDRMTQLMDRMTQLVDRMTQLVDRMTQLMDRMTQLMDRMTQLVDRMTQLMDRMTQLMDRMTQLVDRMTQLMDRMTQLMDRMTQLVDRMTQLMDRMTQLMDRMTQLMDRMTQLVDRMTQLVDRMTQLVDRMTNTTSLNSMETNFTDIPINLKM; encoded by the coding sequence ATGACACAGCTGGTGGACCGGATGACACAGCTGGTGGACCGGATGACACAGCTGGTGGACCGGATGACACAGCTGGTGGACCGGATGACACAGCTGGTGGACCGGATGACACAGCTGGTGGACCGGATGACACAGCTGGTGGACCGGATGACACAGCTGGTGGACCGGATGACACAGCTGGTGGACCGGATGACACAGCTGGTGGACCGGATGACACAGCTGGTGGACCGGATGACACAGCTGGTGGACCGGATGACACAGCTGGTGGACCGGATGACACAGCTGGTGGACCGGATGACACAGCTGGTGGACCGGATGACACAGCTGGTGGACCGGATGACACAGCTGGTGGACCGGATGACACAGCTGGTGGACCGGATGACACAGTTGGTGGACCGGATGACACAGCTGGTGGACCGGATGACACAGCTGGTGGACCGGATGACACAGCTGGTGGACCGGATGACACAGCTGGTGGACCGGATGACACAGCTGGTGGACCGGATGACACAGTTGGTGGACCGGATGACACAGCTGGTGGACCGGATGACACAGTTGGTGGACCGGATGACACAGCTGGTGGACCGGATGACACAGTTGGTGGACCGGATGACACAGCTGGTGGACCGGATGACACAGTTGGTGGACCGGATGACACAGCTGGTGGACCGGATGACACAGTTGGTGGACCGGATGACACAGCTGGTGGACCGGATGACACAGCTGGTGGACCGGATGACACAGTTGGTGGACCGGATGACACAGCTGGTGGACCGGATGACACAGCTGGTGGACCGGATGACACAGCTGGTGGACCGGAAGACACAGCTGGTGGACCGGATGACACAGCTGGTGGACCGGATGACACAGCTGGTGGACCGGATGACACAGCTGGTGGACCGGATGACACAGCTGGTGGACCGGATGACACAGCTGGTGGACCGGATGACACAGCTGGTGGACCGGATGACACAGCTGGTGGACCGGATGACACAGCTGGTGGACCGGATGACACAGCTGGTGGACCGGATGACACAGCTGGTGGACCGGATGACACAGCTGGTGGGCCGGATGACACAGCTGGTGGACCGGATGACACAGCTGGTGGGCCGGATGACACAGCTGGTGGACCGGATGACACAGTTGGTGGACCGGATGACACAGCTGGTGGACCGGATGACACAGCTGGTGGACCGGATGACACAGCTGGTGGACCGGATGACACAGCTGGTGGACCGGATGACACAGCTGGTGGACCGGATGACACAGCTGGTGGACCGGATGACACAGCTGGTGGACCGGATGACACAGCTGGTGGACCGGATGACACAGCTGGTGGACCGGATGACACAGTTGGTGGACCGGATGACACAGCTGATGGACCGGATGACACAGCTGGTGGACCGGATGACACAGTTGGTGGACCGGATGACACAGCTGATGGACCGGATGACACAGCTGATGGACCGGATGACACAGCTGGTGAACCGGATGACACAGTTGGTGGACCGGATGACACAGCTGATGGACCGGATGACACAGCTGATGGACCGGATGACACAGTTGGTGGACCGGATGACACAGCTGATGGACCGGATGACACAGCTGATGGACCGGATGACACAGTTGGTGGACCGGATGACACAGCTGATGGACCGGATGACACAGCTGATGGACCGGATGACACAGTTGGTGGACCGGATGACACAGCTGATGGACCGGATGACACAGCTGATGGACCGGATGACACAGCTGATGGACCGGATGACACAGCTGGTGGACCGGATGACACAGCTGGTGGACCGGATGACACAGCTGATGGACCGGATGACACAGCTGATGGACCGGATGACACAGCTGGTGGACCGGATGACACAGTTGGTGGACCGGATGACACAGCTGATGGACCGGATGACACAGCTGATGGACCGGATGACACAGTTGGTGGACCGGATGACACAGCTGATGGACCGGATGACACAGCTGATGGACCGGATGACACAGTTGGTGGACCGGATGACACAGCTGATGGACCGGATGACACAGCTGATGGACCGGATGACACAGTTGGTGGACCGGATGACACAGCTGATGGACCGGATGACACAGCTGATGGACCGGATGACACAGCTGATGGACCGGATGACACAGCTGGTGGACCGGATGACACAGCTGGTGGACCGGATGACACAGCTGGTGGACCGGATGACGAACACCACAAGTCTCAACTCTATGGAGACGAATTTCACTGACATTCCGATAAACTTGAAAATGTGA